Proteins encoded by one window of Halobaculum halobium:
- a CDS encoding SHOCT domain-containing protein, translated as MVTLLDVLAQAGPHGPMGPGTGGGMAGGGWAGGTMGGGLFPWAGAWGGLLGLLVMLAVLGAIVYGAVTLATRAGSDERDADARNVLDRRYARGELDEEEYEVRRQWLRGE; from the coding sequence ATGGTCACACTGCTCGACGTGCTCGCACAGGCCGGTCCGCACGGACCGATGGGACCCGGAACGGGCGGCGGCATGGCGGGCGGCGGGTGGGCCGGCGGGACGATGGGCGGCGGCCTGTTCCCGTGGGCCGGCGCCTGGGGAGGGCTGCTGGGTCTGCTCGTGATGCTCGCCGTCCTCGGCGCGATCGTCTACGGCGCCGTCACGCTGGCGACCCGAGCCGGCAGCGACGAGCGGGACGCCGACGCCCGCAACGTGCTCGATCGCCGGTACGCCCGCGGCGAACTCGACGAGGAGGAGTACGAGGTGCGCCGGCAGTGGCTGCGCGGCGAGTGA
- a CDS encoding pyridoxal phosphate-dependent aminotransferase has translation MHEPTARVRACDRSRIREMFDLAQELEREGRDLVRLEVGEPDFDTPEHVVDAAVAAARGGHTHYTSNAGLPELREAISDTLAREYDVRHAPDEVLTTTGGMEALHLAFLATVEPDSEVLLPSPSWPNYWTQARLADATPVEVPMPAPDYDLDADTLIAEMSDDTSLVVLCSPSNPTGRVADPEEVRAVVDAAAEHDAYVIADEVYAKLTYDRDPTGIAALTGHPEHVLTVGSCSKTYAMTGWRVGWLAGDPTVVDEATKIRESTTACTGSVAQHAAIAALTGPQAPVEAMYDAFRERRGYVADRLADMDGVTAPEPEGAFYAFLDPDTDEASLPLAKRLCREAGVVLAPGDGFGEAGQGQLRLSFANSMDRLAEGLDRIESAL, from the coding sequence ATGCACGAACCCACCGCCCGCGTGCGAGCGTGCGACCGCTCGCGCATCCGCGAGATGTTCGATCTCGCCCAGGAGTTGGAGCGCGAGGGCCGCGATCTCGTCCGCCTCGAGGTTGGCGAACCGGACTTCGACACGCCCGAACACGTCGTCGACGCCGCGGTCGCGGCCGCCCGCGGCGGGCACACCCACTACACCTCCAACGCGGGGCTCCCGGAGCTTCGGGAGGCGATCAGCGACACCCTCGCGCGCGAGTACGACGTGCGCCACGCGCCCGACGAGGTCCTGACCACGACCGGGGGAATGGAGGCGCTCCACCTCGCGTTCCTCGCGACCGTCGAGCCCGATAGCGAGGTCCTCCTCCCGTCGCCGTCGTGGCCGAACTACTGGACGCAGGCCAGACTCGCGGACGCGACGCCGGTCGAGGTGCCGATGCCCGCGCCAGATTACGACCTGGACGCCGACACGCTGATCGCCGAGATGAGCGACGACACCTCGCTCGTGGTCCTCTGTTCGCCCTCCAACCCCACGGGCCGCGTCGCCGACCCCGAGGAGGTCCGGGCGGTCGTCGACGCCGCCGCCGAGCACGACGCGTACGTCATCGCCGACGAGGTGTACGCGAAGCTAACGTACGACCGCGACCCGACCGGGATCGCGGCGCTGACCGGCCACCCCGAGCACGTGCTCACGGTCGGCTCCTGCTCGAAGACGTACGCGATGACGGGCTGGCGCGTCGGCTGGCTCGCCGGCGACCCGACGGTCGTCGACGAGGCGACGAAGATCCGGGAGTCGACCACCGCCTGCACCGGCAGCGTGGCGCAACACGCCGCGATCGCCGCGCTCACCGGCCCGCAAGCGCCCGTCGAGGCGATGTACGACGCCTTCCGCGAGCGTCGCGGCTACGTCGCCGACCGCCTGGCGGACATGGACGGCGTCACCGCGCCAGAGCCGGAGGGGGCGTTCTACGCGTTCCTCGACCCCGACACCGACGAAGCCAGCCTCCCGCTGGCGAAGCGCCTGTGCCGCGAGGCCGGGGTCGTGCTCGCGCCGGGCGACGGCTTCGGCGAGGCCGGACAGGGTCAGCTTCGGCTCTCGTTCGCCAACTCGATGGACCGGCTGGCGGAGGGGCTCGATCGGATCGAGTCGGCGCTGTAG